One region of Wyeomyia smithii strain HCP4-BCI-WySm-NY-G18 chromosome 3, ASM2978416v1, whole genome shotgun sequence genomic DNA includes:
- the LOC129729321 gene encoding uncharacterized protein LOC129729321 — translation MAASQHHTASSKSTVNLTSETQPRTSATVTVNEIPSCAVTETKHTSVLLATAVVLFVDDNGTEHVVRALLDSGSECCFVSEKFLQTVKIKRRKVSVPISGIGQATVNAKFAVLPQIQSRVCNYSTTVECLVLPRLTLDLPSTSIDASTWNIPPEIQLADPAFFSRKVIDLVLGADVFFEVFNVTGRIRIGDDLPPLINSTFGWVVSGRISSPKSNRPFVANVATIGDLTQMMERFWTIEEGNPSSCHSVEEAACETHFKETISRNEQRRYIVRLPVKPDVLARLGDNRRAAFRMFRAMETRMAQNPHLREQYVDFMTEYATLGHMKKVDDYETPPNPCYHLPHQAVIREESTTTKVRVVYNASWKTSQGPSLNDALMVGPIVQDDMRSIIIRGRTHRVMLVADAKQMFRQVLVDDRDTALLRILWRNSPDLPLDTYELKTVTYGTACAPFQATRVLIQLADDEQHDFPEAAQVLRKDFYVDDLFSGAESIEKAIELREQLTSLLERGGFVLRKWASNKPAVLRDVSTDKLALEPSVDLSRDQCIRTLGLNWEPATDHYRYRISITSDPAEITSTKINVLSKIARLFDPIGLVGPVITTAKLFMQELWTLKNYAGEMWGWDDQLPRAIKERWLAYCNQLPRLNDLKIERWVLCETSSSIELHFFSDASQHAYGACCYFRSVDAYGTIKVALLTAKSRVAPLQQQTIPRLELCGARLATELFQQVHKSLNHSGEVYFRVDSTIVLNWLKAPPTTWVTFVANRVSKIQQVTSHCTWNHVAGQVNPADRISRGTEAGKILNDDLWWHGPPWLQLDPCFWPNQSTSTQNEDVFLEARQVPVNATAAVTPPSFIDSLVSKFSNYNKLLRIIAYCRRFVRRYKPTSEPSTLPAHPFLSSKELQEAEAVVIRLVQQQSYNEEWIALQNSRPMQSKSKLRWFQPFIGSDQLMRIGGRLTQAPQPYDSKHQIILPGKHPLSSLLLRSLHHNHLHAAPQLLVNVLRLRYWITGARNLAKIVVRNCITCVKARPKLLEQFMSELPSSRVTASRPFSTTGIDYWGPILLKPSHRRAGPKKAFVAVFVCFATRAVHLELVTDLTTAKFLQALRRFVARRGLSNELRNLIKDKQHHQALATECAANNIRWIFNPPKASHFGGLWEAAIHSAQKHFVRVLGTTLLAHDDMETLLTQIERCLNSRPLTPLNDDPTDDEVLTPGHFLVGSALKSVPDFDLAEVPCNRLTNWQLVQKKFQIIWKRWHLEYLATLQPRTKWCDPPINLHTGQLVLLMDERSPPMLWPTARIEQLHPGADGIIRVVTLRTAQGNYTRPVSKICLLPIAPSNESPTPTESRPETEAKQQQ, via the exons ATGGCTGCAAGCCAACATCATACAGCGTCGTCGAAGTCAACAGTGAATCTCACTTCTGAAACCCAACCACGAACATCAGCCACAGTGACTGTTAACGAGATTCCCAGCTGCGCCGTTACTGAAACTAAACATACTAGTGTACTTCTCGCCACCGCCGTGGTCCTTTTCGTCGATGATAATGGAACTGAGCATGTAGTTAGAGCACTCCTCGATTCTGGCAGTGAGTGCTGTTTCGTGTCGGAAAAATTTCTCCAAACAGTAAAAATCAAACGCAGAAAGGTTTCCGTCCCTATTTCTGGAATCGGTCAAGCTACCGTCAACGCTAAGTTTGCAGTTCTCCCACAAATCCAATCACGAGTCTGCAATTACTCTACTACAGTTGAATGTTTAGTTTTACCCCGGTTGACATTGGACTTGCCCTCCACCTCCATCGATGCTTCTACTTGGAACATTCCGCCCGAGATCCAGCTTGCAGATCCAGCTTTCTTCAGTCGCAAAGTAATCGATCTAGTTCTAGGGGCAGATGTCTTTTTCGAGGTCTTTAACGTCACGGGTCGAATTCGAATTGGCGATGATCTTCCGCCTCTCATTAACTCTACGTTCGGTTGGGTAGTTTCAGGAAGAATTTCCAGCCCAAAATCTAACAGACCGTTCGTCGCAAATGTTGCCACCATCGGCGATTTGACGCAAATGATGGAACGATTCTGGACTATTGAAGAGGGAAATCCGTCGTCATGCCACTCTGTCGAAGAAGCCGCCTGTGAAACTCACTTCAAAGAAACCATCTCTCGTAACGAACAAAGACGATACATTGTTCGCTTACCCGTAAAACCTGATGTCTTAGCCCGGCTTGGCGACAACCGTCGCGCCGCATTCCGAATGTTTCGAGCCATGGAAACGCGAATGGCTCAGAATCCGCACCTTCGTGAACAATACGTCGACTTTATGACCGAATACGCCACCTTGGGACATATGAAAAAAGTCGACGACTACGAAACACCGCCCAACCCTTGCTACCATCTTCCGCACCAGGCTGTTATCAGAGAAGAAAGCACGACCACCAAAGTTCGCGTCGTTTATAATGCGTCGTGGAAAACGAGCCAAGGCCCTTCCCTGAACGATGCACTTATGGTGGGGCCCATCGTCCAAGATGATATGAGATCCATCATCATTCGCGGCAGAACTCATCGCGTTATGCTAGTTGCTGATGCTAAACAAATGTTCCGCCAGGTCTTGGTTGATGACCGCGACACCGCTTTGCTGAGAATCCTATGGAGAAACTCACCTGATTTACCACTAGACACGTACGAGCTGAAAACGGTTACCTATGGGACAGCCTGTGCACCTTTTCAAGCTACAAGAGTTTTAATACAGCTGGCCGACGACGAACAACACGACTTTCCAGAAGCTGCTCAAGTCCTGCGCAAGGATTTTTATGTGGATGACCTTTTCTCCGGAGCAGAAAGCATAGAGAAGGCCATCGAACTTCGAGAGCAACTTACCTCACTTCTTGAAAGAGGAGGATTCGTCCTACGTAAATGGGCATCTAACAAACCTGCAGTTCTTCGTGACGTCTCTACTGATAAGCTGGCTCTAGAACCATCAGTAGATCTCTCTCGTGACCAATGCATAAGGACACTCGGATTAAATTGGGAACCTGCCACCGACCACTATCGCTACCGTATCTCAATAACATCTGATCCTGCAGAAATAACTAGCACCAAAATAAATGTTCTTTCGAAAATTGCCCGACTTTTCGACCCCATTGGACTAGTGGGGCCCGTAATCACGACTGCAAAACTATTCATGCAAGAGCTGTGGACTTTAAAAAATTACGCTGGAGAAATGTGGGGCTGGGATGATCAATTACCAAGGGCCATCAAGGAGCGATGGCTGGCTTACTGCAATCAACTTCCGCGACTGAACGATTTGAAAATCGAGCGATGGGTTCTATGCGAAACTTCGTCGTCGATTGAACTCCATTTCTTCTCAGACGCTTCACAGCATGCATACGGCGCATGTTGCTATTTTCGCTCTGTCGACGCTTACGGCACAATCAAAGTTGCACTACTAACAGCTAAATCTCGCGTTGCCCCTCTTCAGCAGCAGACCATTCCCCGCTTAGAATTGTGTGGCGCCCGCCTAGCTACGGAGCTGTTCCAACAGGTTCATAAATCTCTGAATCATTCTGGCGAAGTCTACTTCCGGGTGGACTCAACAATTGTCCTCAACTGGTTGAAAGCACCTCCTACCACATGGGTCACCTTCGTTGCCAACCGCGTATCAAAAATTCAACAGGTAACATCACACTGCACTTGGAATCACGTTGCTGGCCAAGTCAACCCCGCGGATCGCATCTCCCGCGGAACAGAAGCAGGAAAAATTCTGAACGACGACCTGTGGTGGCACGGGCCACCATGGTTGCAGCTCGACCCTTGTTTCTGGCCAAACCAATCGACATCTACACAAAACGAGGATGTTTTTCTTGAAGCACGCCAGGTACCAGTGAATGCAACAGCAGCCGTCACCCCACCTTCATTTATCGATTCGCTAGTGAGCAAGTTTTCGAACTACAATAAACTACTACGCATCATCGCATATTGTCGCCGTTTCGTTCGAAGATACAAACCAACTTCCGAACCGTCTACATTACCAGCACATCCGTTCCTCAGCTCAAAAGAGCTACAAGAAGCCGAAGCCGTCGTCATTCGTCTGGTACAACAACAGTCGTACAATGAGGAATGGATTGCACTGCAAAACTCACGACCAATGCAATCTAAATCCAAACTTCGTTGGTTTCAACCCTTTATTGGCAGTGATCAGCTGATGAGAATCGGGGGCCGTCTAACTCAAGCGCCCCAACCTTACGATAGTAAACATCAAATTATTTTACCAGGAAAACACCCACTATCCTCTCTTTTGCTTCGTTCACTACATCACAACCATTTGCACGCCGCCCCTCAGCTACTGGTGAATGTTCTCCGCCTGCGATACTGGATCACAGGGGCCAGAAACTTGGCGAAAATCGTCGTCCGAAACTGCATTACCTGTGTGAAAGCTCGTCCCAAACTGCTGGAGCAATTTATGTCGGAGTTACCGTCCTCCCGAGTCACAGCAAGCAGACCGTTCTCCACCACCGGTATAGATTACTGGGGCCCTATTTTGCTAAAACCATCCCACCGCCGCGCCGGTCCCAAAAAAGCTTTTGTTGCAGTGTTCGTCTGCTTCGCTACCCGTGCTGTTCATCTAGAGCTGGTTACCGACTTAACTACAGCCAAGTTCCTGCAAGCTTTGAGAAGATTTGTGGCACGGAGAGGACTAT CGAACGAGCTGCGCAACCTAATCAAAGACAAGCAACACCACCAAGCACTAGCCACCGAATGTGCAGCCAACAACATACGATGGATTTTCAACCCTCCCAAGGCCTCACACTTTGGCGGCCTGTGGGAGGCAGCCATCCACTCCGCCCAGAAGCATTTTGTGCGGGTTCTCGGTACTACTCTACTCGCCCACGACGATATGGAAACACTATTGACGCAGATCGAACGCTGCTTGAATTCACGTCCTCTTACACCCCTAAACGATGACCCAACTGACGACGAGGTCCTTACTCCTGGTCATTTTTTGGTTGGGTCCGCACTCAAATCCGTTCCTGATTTTGACCTTGCGGAAGTTCCTTGTAATCGACTAACCAATTGGCAGCTAGTTCAAAAGAAATTCCAGATAATATGGAAGCGATGGCATCTGGAATATTTAGCCACTTTACAGCCAAGAACAAAGTGGTGCGACCCACCTATCAACCTACATACGGGTCAACTGGTCCTGCTTATGGACGAAAGATCGCCACCAATGCTCTGGCCGACCGCCAGGATCGAACAATTACATCCAGGAGCCGATGGAATCATACGAGTGGTCACACTCCGCACCGCCCAAGGTAATTACACTCGTCCTGTAAGCAAAATTTGCCTGCTGCCAATCGCACCGTCTAATGAATCACCAACACCAACCGAAAGTCGACCAGAAACCGAAGCAAAACAACAGCAATGA